CGGGCCGCCAGGTCGTGGCCACCGTCGTGCTCGACCGTCACGGGCCCCGACACCGCCACCCAGTGCTCCCGCTCACCCACGGGGGCGGCGACGACGATCGACGCCCGCGGGTCCTCGCGCAGGCGGCGGACCTTCAGCGTCCCGGGGCCGGTGAACAGCTGCACCGTGCCGTCGTCCGCGAGCTCGAACCACACCGGTCGCGGCTGCGGCGGCGTGGGCCCGGCGGCGACGGTGAGGAACCCGTGCAGCGGGCGCTGCA
This is a stretch of genomic DNA from Cellulomonas sp. ES6. It encodes these proteins:
- a CDS encoding pyridoxamine 5'-phosphate oxidase family protein; its protein translation is MAAAFTAEDRALLQRPLHGFLTVAAGPTPPQPRPVWFELADDGTVQLFTGPGTLKVRRLREDPRASIVVAAPVGEREHWVAVSGPVTVEHDGGHDLAARLAARYWDLDDPVRARELEGLLAEEQVRLVIHPDAVSRYAF